A stretch of DNA from Acidobacteriota bacterium:
ACCGGCCGCTGGGCCGCGATCACTCGAATCGCCGCCTCGTCGGCGAAGGCCATCTCGCAGGTGAACCCGAGGCCGGTCAGCGCGTCGATCCGACGCAGCACGCTGATGAGCTGGTCGGACGCATGTCGCGATGGCGATCCCGTGTCCTGCGCCCGCCTGACGGCGTCGAGCACATGTTGATCGTCGAGCAGATAGAACAACCGGCAAGTCGGCTGGTCGGCCAGGTTCGCTTCCATGATGGCAGCCCTCGTACTGCGTCATGGGAACGTGTCTCAAGTCCGATGCCAATGCTGACGAACATGTCACGTCGATCAACTAGCCTGCGGCGCGGTCACGCCGCGATGACGGCGATGCCGGACCTCGGCGGCGCTTACAAAGTTGGGTGCCGGCAGACAGATCTGCGCCGCGGTTGCGCGGCGATCCGGCCGCTGCACTGGGGCGGTTCTGGACTACACTAACCTCGACGTTCTGCAGCCGATCGTCAGCACCCACACTTCACGGTCCCGGATGCCGCCCACCGACGCGCAGCAGATCTTCCAGAGTCCCGGTCGCTGCGCAGTCATCGGCGAGGTGGCGCAGACGCACGATGGCAGCCTCGGGCTCGCCCACGCGTTCATCGACGCGATCGCTGCGGCGGGCGCCGACGCGGTCAAGTTCCAGACGCACATCGCGTCGGCCGAGAGCACGATCGACGAGCCGTGGCGCGTGCGATTCAGCCTGCAGGACGAGACGCGCTACGCCTACTGGCGCCGCATGGAGTTCTCCGAGACGGCATGGGCCGGTCTCGCAGCCCACGCGCGGGAGCGCGGCCTCGCCTTCATCAGCTCGCCCTTCTCGATTGCCGCGGTGGACCTGCTCGCGCGGATCGGGGTCGATGCCTGGAAGATCGCGTCCGGAGAGGTCACGCATCACGCGCTGCTCGATCGACTGGCGCGTACGCCGGCCCCGGTCCTGCTCTCGTCCGGGCTGTCGACCGTCGACGAACTGGGGGCGGCGGTGCACCGGCTGCGCGGCCACGGGTTGCCCGTCACGGTGCTGCAGACGACGTCCGAGTACCCCTGTCCGCCTGAGCGCGTCGGGTTGAATCTGCTCGCGGAGTACCGCGAGCGCTTCGGCTGTCCGGTCGGTCTCTCCGATCATTCCGGCGCCATCTACGCCGGGCTGGCGGCCGTCACGCTCGGCGCCGCCGTGCTCGAAGTCCACGTGACGCTCAGCCGCGAGATGTTCGGCCCCGACGTGCCCGCATCCATCACGACCGCCGAACTGCGATCGCTCGTCGACGGCACGCGGCAGATCGAACGGATGCTCGCGCACCCCGTCGACAAGGACGCCGCCGCCGCGCGCCTCGCCGGCATGCGCGCGCTCTTCACGCGCAGCATCGCGCTCGTGGAGGATCTGCCGGCCGGCGCGATCCTCGCCTCCGAGCATCTGACGCTGAAGAAGCCCGGGACCGGCCTGCCGGCCGACGGGCTCTCTGCGCTCGTGGGACGCCGGCTCCGGCACGCGGTGCCGGCGCATCGCCTCCTGCAGGAATCCGATCTCGAACCGGGAGCTGCCCTCGTATGAAGCGACGTGTGTGTGTGGTCGTGACGGCGCGTCCGAGCTACAGCCGCATCAAGACAGCCTTGCGGGCGATTGCCGCCCACCCCGATCTCGAGCTCCAGCTCGTCGTCGCCGCCTCCGCGCTGCTCGACCGCTATGGCGACGTGTCGAAGCTGATCGAAGCCGACGGCTTCCGCGTCGACGCGCGCGTCTTCATCGTGCTCGAAGGCGAGACGCCGACCGCGATGGCCAAGAGCACGGGGCTGGGCCTGCTCGAGCTGGCCACCGTGTTCGACAACCTCCGGCCGCACGTCGTGGTCTCCGTGGCGGATCGCTATGAGACGCTCGCCACGGCCGTGGCCGCCGCCTACATGAACATCCCCGTCGCCCACGTTCAGGGCGGCGAAGTCACCGGCTCGATCGACGAGAAGGTCCGCCACGCCGTCACCAAGCTCGCCGACGTTCACCTCGTCTCGTGCGAGCCGGCGGCTGCCCGCGTCGTCCGCATGGGCGAAGAGCCCGGCACCGTGCACGTGACCGGCTGTCCGTCGATCGACATCGCGATGGAGATGCTCCAGAACCCGCAGATCGACTTCGAGCCGGTCGCCCGGTACGGCGGCGTCGGCGCGCCGCTCGATCTCGCCGCCCCCTACGTCGTCGTCATGCAGCACCCGGTGACGACCGAGTACGACGACGCGCGCCATCAGGTGCTCGAAACGCTTCATGCGGTCAACGGATCCGACATGCCGGCGCTCTGGTTCTGGCCCAACGTCGATGCTGGATCCGACGGCACGTCCGGCGGCATCCGGGCGTTTCGCGAAGAGCAGCGTCCCGCGCACATCCGGTTCTTCAAGAACATGTCGCCGGTCGACTTCCTGAAGGTGCTCTACAACTGCCGGTGCCTCATCGGCAACTCGAGCGTCGGCATCCGCGAGTGCTCGTTTCTCGGCGTGCCGGTCATCAACATCGGCAGCCGTCAGAGCGGCCGCGATCGCGGCCGGAACGTGATCGACGTCGACTACGATCGCCATGCGATCAGCGACGCGCTTGCCACGCATCTCGCGAACGGCGGCCGCTATCCCTCGGATCCCCTGTACGGCACCGGCCGTGCCGGGGAACGGATCGCGGACTGCCTCGCTGCCACGCAACTGACCTCCAGCAAGCGCCTGACGTACTGACGGGCTGGATGGCCGTCGCCTGGCCAGCCCGACGTCAGGGCCGCGCGGCCGATCCTCTGAGGATGGCGGCCGCGGCACCTTCGGCTGAGTCGCTGGCGCCCATGAGCTTGACGGGGGCGTCCGGGTCGAAGAGACGGAAGACGAAGAGCGTGCCGCCTTTGCGGAACGCGCGGCTCCCCTGGCTCTCGCCGGCGTAGTACATGCCGACGGCGCCGCCCATGCCGGACGCGACGGCCAGGTACTCGACGCCGTCCAGCCGGAACATGACCGGGCCGCTTCGGATGCCGGATCCGGTCTGGAAGGCCCAGAGCTTCGCGCCGGTCCGATCGTCGTACGCGACGATGTTGCCTTCGGCGTCGCCGAGAAACACGAGCCCGCCCGCAGTCGCCAGCGCCGATCCGGACATCGGCGATCGCGTCCGGACTTCCCACTTCGCATCGCCCGTGGCCGGATCGATGGCCACGACCTTGCCGTACGCGTCGATCGACCGATAGCGATAACCGCTGCCAGCCAGGCCTGC
This window harbors:
- a CDS encoding N-acetylneuraminate synthase family protein — translated: MPPTDAQQIFQSPGRCAVIGEVAQTHDGSLGLAHAFIDAIAAAGADAVKFQTHIASAESTIDEPWRVRFSLQDETRYAYWRRMEFSETAWAGLAAHARERGLAFISSPFSIAAVDLLARIGVDAWKIASGEVTHHALLDRLARTPAPVLLSSGLSTVDELGAAVHRLRGHGLPVTVLQTTSEYPCPPERVGLNLLAEYRERFGCPVGLSDHSGAIYAGLAAVTLGAAVLEVHVTLSREMFGPDVPASITTAELRSLVDGTRQIERMLAHPVDKDAAAARLAGMRALFTRSIALVEDLPAGAILASEHLTLKKPGTGLPADGLSALVGRRLRHAVPAHRLLQESDLEPGAALV
- the neuC gene encoding UDP-N-acetylglucosamine 2-epimerase (hydrolyzing): MKRRVCVVVTARPSYSRIKTALRAIAAHPDLELQLVVAASALLDRYGDVSKLIEADGFRVDARVFIVLEGETPTAMAKSTGLGLLELATVFDNLRPHVVVSVADRYETLATAVAAAYMNIPVAHVQGGEVTGSIDEKVRHAVTKLADVHLVSCEPAAARVVRMGEEPGTVHVTGCPSIDIAMEMLQNPQIDFEPVARYGGVGAPLDLAAPYVVVMQHPVTTEYDDARHQVLETLHAVNGSDMPALWFWPNVDAGSDGTSGGIRAFREEQRPAHIRFFKNMSPVDFLKVLYNCRCLIGNSSVGIRECSFLGVPVINIGSRQSGRDRGRNVIDVDYDRHAISDALATHLANGGRYPSDPLYGTGRAGERIADCLAATQLTSSKRLTY